From Zingiber officinale cultivar Zhangliang chromosome 5B, Zo_v1.1, whole genome shotgun sequence, the proteins below share one genomic window:
- the LOC121987723 gene encoding calcium-binding protein PBP1-like — protein sequence MAQRRAPVEFEDFLPIMAERLGEEGLMEELCNGFRLLMDPRRRLITFDSLKRNAASLGLGGLSDDELRDMLREGDVDGDGALSEQEFCVLMVRLSPQLMAHAAASALAF from the coding sequence ATGGCGCAGCGGAGGGCACCGGTGGAGTTCGAGGACTTCCTTCCCATCATGGCGGAGAGGCTCGGCGAGGAAGGGCTGATGGAGGAGCTATGCAACGGCTTCCGCCTGCTCATGGACCCCCGCCGCCGCCTCATCACCTTCGACAGCCTCAAGCGCAACGCCGCGAGCTTAGGGCTCGGCGGACTTTCCGACGACGAGCTACGGGACATGCTCCGGGAGGGCGACGTCGACGGCGACGGCGCGCTCAGCGAGCAGGAGTTCTGCGTCCTCATGGTTCGGCTCAGTCCTCAATTGATGGCCCACGCCGCTGCCAGCGCCTTGGCCTTCTGA